A region of uncultured Draconibacterium sp. DNA encodes the following proteins:
- a CDS encoding glycoside hydrolase family 127 protein, whose amino-acid sequence MNKLIYLILMASFVLGTSKYSKAQSKLYSNEFPLSDVKLLDGPFKKARDLNIEVLLQYDADRFLAPYRKEAGLEPRKPTYPNWDGLDGHVGGHYLSAMAMNYAATGNNECKRRMDYMLKELKECQEANAINNPEWGVGYAGGFPNSAKLWSTFKKGDFGTYFGSWAPFYNLHKMFAGLRDAWLYGESELAKDMFLKFCDWGINLTADLSDEQMEKMLGMEHGGMNEVYADAYQITGDKKYLRAAKRFSHHKFLEPLSKDIDNLDNQHANTQIPKFIGFERIAELNNDEQYLEAARFSWETITRNRSLAFGGNSRREHFPGESSCIDYVTVNDGPESCNSYNMLKLTEDLFRVSPEAKYADYYERTLFNHILSTQHPEHGGYVYFTPARPRHYRVYSAPNEAMWCCVGTGMENHGQYNRFIYTHANDDLYLNLFVASELNWKGKGIQLKQETTFPYAEQTKLTITKGTSAFNLKVRYPVWVKKGALKIKLNGEAVEYTAHPSSYITIGRTWKKGDEVEIELPMQSTIEHLPNVPEYVAFMHGPILLGAKTGTEDLRGLIAGDGRWGQYSSGEYLPVDKAPILVEDDMENLCNKLEPVDGNPLHFRLNVKMVNPMDLTLEPFNQIHDSRYMMYWLALTNDGYQAYVDSLAANEQAMLAIEKRTVDYVATGEQQPETDHDMQQERSRSGNNQNEFYREAAGGGYFSYDFATNSETNLSLLVRYWGAEWGGRKFDIYIDDEKLVTEDNTGRWEISAFQDIVYTIPNSMVEGKSNVRIKFEALPGSTAGGVYVVRLLRAEE is encoded by the coding sequence ATGAATAAACTGATTTACCTGATTCTGATGGCTTCTTTTGTACTTGGTACAAGCAAGTATTCAAAGGCCCAATCCAAACTATATTCCAACGAATTTCCTTTAAGTGACGTTAAACTGCTGGATGGCCCCTTTAAAAAAGCACGCGATCTGAATATTGAAGTTTTGTTGCAATACGATGCAGATCGTTTTCTGGCACCGTACCGCAAAGAAGCCGGTTTGGAACCCCGCAAACCAACCTATCCGAACTGGGACGGATTGGACGGCCATGTTGGCGGGCATTACCTTTCGGCTATGGCAATGAACTACGCAGCAACCGGCAATAATGAGTGCAAGCGCCGAATGGATTATATGCTGAAAGAACTAAAAGAATGCCAGGAAGCCAATGCCATAAATAATCCCGAATGGGGAGTTGGCTATGCCGGCGGTTTCCCGAATAGCGCTAAGCTTTGGTCAACATTCAAAAAAGGCGATTTTGGAACTTACTTCGGATCGTGGGCACCGTTTTACAACCTGCATAAAATGTTTGCCGGTTTGCGCGATGCCTGGCTTTATGGCGAAAGCGAATTGGCGAAAGATATGTTTCTGAAATTCTGCGATTGGGGGATTAATCTGACAGCAGACTTGTCGGATGAGCAGATGGAAAAAATGCTGGGCATGGAACACGGCGGAATGAACGAGGTTTATGCCGATGCTTATCAAATTACCGGAGATAAAAAATACCTGAGGGCGGCAAAACGTTTTTCACATCATAAATTTTTGGAGCCTTTATCAAAAGATATCGATAATCTTGATAATCAGCACGCCAATACGCAAATACCTAAGTTTATTGGTTTCGAACGCATTGCTGAACTTAACAACGATGAGCAATACCTCGAAGCAGCGCGCTTTTCGTGGGAAACCATTACCCGGAACCGTTCGCTTGCTTTTGGTGGAAACAGCCGCCGCGAGCACTTTCCAGGCGAAAGTTCGTGTATCGATTATGTGACGGTAAACGACGGCCCCGAATCCTGCAATTCGTATAACATGCTAAAACTCACCGAAGATTTATTCCGTGTTTCTCCGGAAGCCAAATATGCAGATTATTACGAACGAACCCTATTTAACCACATTCTTTCCACTCAACATCCCGAGCATGGTGGTTATGTATATTTTACTCCGGCGCGTCCACGTCATTACCGCGTGTATTCGGCACCAAACGAGGCCATGTGGTGTTGTGTAGGAACCGGAATGGAAAACCACGGGCAGTACAACCGTTTTATTTACACGCATGCTAATGACGATTTGTACCTGAATTTGTTTGTGGCCTCGGAACTTAACTGGAAAGGAAAAGGTATTCAGCTAAAACAGGAAACAACTTTTCCTTACGCAGAGCAGACAAAACTTACCATTACAAAAGGTACTTCAGCTTTTAACCTAAAAGTAAGGTATCCGGTGTGGGTAAAAAAAGGAGCACTGAAAATTAAGCTTAATGGCGAAGCGGTAGAGTATACTGCTCATCCTTCATCATATATTACTATCGGACGAACATGGAAAAAGGGCGATGAAGTAGAAATTGAATTGCCCATGCAAAGTACCATCGAGCATTTACCCAATGTGCCCGAATACGTTGCTTTTATGCACGGGCCAATTTTACTGGGAGCAAAAACCGGAACCGAAGATTTGAGAGGACTGATTGCCGGTGATGGTCGCTGGGGACAATATTCAAGCGGCGAATATTTACCGGTTGATAAAGCACCAATTCTGGTGGAAGACGATATGGAGAATCTGTGCAACAAACTGGAACCGGTTGACGGAAATCCACTTCATTTTAGGTTGAATGTGAAGATGGTGAATCCGATGGATTTAACGCTTGAACCCTTCAACCAGATTCACGATTCAAGATACATGATGTATTGGTTGGCATTAACCAACGATGGTTACCAGGCTTATGTGGATTCGCTTGCCGCCAACGAACAGGCAATGCTGGCCATCGAAAAGCGAACAGTTGACTATGTGGCTACCGGCGAACAACAGCCTGAAACCGATCATGACATGCAACAGGAAAGATCGAGATCGGGAAATAACCAAAACGAATTCTACCGCGAGGCTGCCGGAGGTGGTTATTTTAGTTACGATTTTGCTACCAACTCCGAAACAAACCTAAGCTTGTTGGTACGTTACTGGGGAGCAGAGTGGGGAGGCCGCAAATTCGATATTTATATCGACGACGAAAAACTGGTAACCGAAGACAATACCGGGCGCTGGGAGATCTCTGCCTTTCAGGATATTGTGTATACAATACCCAATTCGATGGTTGAAGGCAAAAGCAATGTCCGCATAAAATTTGAAGCACTTCCCGGAAGTACAGCCGGAGGTGTGTATGTCGTTCGGTTGTTACGCGCCGAAGAATAA
- a CDS encoding alpha-L-arabinofuranosidase C-terminal domain-containing protein: MVHLNRIILAVTLTLFTVVSLKAQVPKGGKEISTNLFGLFFEDINYAADGGLYAELVQNRSFEYNPTEQSDWNPFSFWEYISPGFSYGRISVETKAPVHSNNPHYMVLEVEHVGHEAKFSGISGVGIKNSGFDGIVVRAGEQYNFSMFAQQLSENPMELLVSLEDVKGEVLASKTIQTDSGDWKKYTAVLNAEASCDSAFLVVLARSNGALAMDIISLFPDKTFKNRANGMRADLAQVLADMQPKFVRFPGGCLVHGDGLGNMYRWKNTIGPLEQRIEQRNIWGYHQSAGLGYFEYFQFCEDIGAKPVPVVPAAVSCQNSGGTWRIGGTGQKALPEDELDEYIQEVLDLIEWANGPVTSVWGGKRAAAGHPEPFNLEYVGVGNEDKITPEFEERFNLIYKAVKEKYPEINVIGTVGPFLEGEDFEKGWEIADQLKLEMVDEHYYTQPEWFLGNQQRYDSYKRNATKVYLGEYASWGNKMWNAIAEAAYMTALERNGDVVAMASYAPLLAKQNFTQWTTDMIFFNNTKICLTPNYHVQKMFMSNQGDFYFDKVVEVAQSDTTLAASCVYDSNSGDIILKMVNAGNSAKTMKVNLARFKNMNPEAKLTLLKADREAENTLENPESVVPELSGFTVQKKFDYKAPAMSFSLIRIKTN, encoded by the coding sequence ATGGTACATTTAAATCGAATAATTCTGGCAGTTACACTGACACTTTTTACAGTTGTAAGCTTAAAAGCCCAGGTTCCCAAGGGCGGAAAAGAAATCAGCACCAATCTTTTTGGCCTGTTTTTCGAAGACATTAATTATGCTGCCGATGGTGGTTTATACGCCGAGTTGGTACAAAACCGTTCGTTCGAATACAATCCAACTGAGCAAAGCGATTGGAATCCGTTTTCGTTCTGGGAATATATTTCTCCGGGTTTTTCGTACGGCAGAATCAGCGTGGAAACCAAAGCTCCGGTTCATTCCAATAATCCGCATTACATGGTGTTGGAAGTCGAGCATGTTGGTCACGAAGCTAAATTTTCGGGCATTTCAGGCGTGGGAATAAAGAATTCTGGTTTTGATGGTATTGTGGTTCGTGCCGGCGAACAGTACAATTTTTCAATGTTTGCGCAACAACTTTCTGAAAATCCAATGGAATTATTGGTTAGTCTTGAAGACGTAAAAGGAGAGGTACTCGCCAGCAAAACCATTCAAACGGATTCAGGAGACTGGAAAAAATATACTGCAGTTTTAAACGCGGAAGCTTCCTGTGATAGTGCTTTTCTGGTAGTTTTGGCTCGCTCGAATGGTGCGTTGGCCATGGATATTATTTCGCTTTTTCCGGATAAAACATTTAAAAACCGGGCAAACGGAATGCGTGCTGATTTAGCACAGGTACTGGCCGATATGCAACCAAAATTTGTTCGCTTTCCAGGTGGTTGTCTGGTACACGGCGATGGCCTTGGAAATATGTACCGCTGGAAAAATACTATTGGGCCGCTCGAACAGCGAATTGAACAACGCAATATCTGGGGCTATCATCAATCGGCGGGATTAGGTTATTTCGAGTATTTTCAGTTTTGCGAAGACATAGGTGCCAAGCCTGTGCCGGTGGTTCCGGCGGCGGTAAGTTGCCAAAACTCGGGCGGAACCTGGCGCATTGGAGGCACGGGGCAAAAAGCACTTCCTGAAGATGAGTTGGACGAATACATCCAGGAAGTACTCGACCTGATTGAGTGGGCGAACGGACCTGTAACTTCAGTATGGGGAGGAAAACGTGCAGCTGCCGGACATCCCGAACCTTTTAACCTCGAATATGTGGGCGTTGGAAATGAAGATAAAATCACACCGGAGTTTGAGGAGCGTTTTAACCTGATCTACAAAGCCGTAAAAGAAAAATATCCTGAAATTAATGTTATCGGAACAGTCGGGCCTTTTCTTGAAGGTGAAGACTTTGAGAAAGGCTGGGAAATTGCCGATCAGCTTAAACTGGAGATGGTGGATGAACACTATTACACTCAGCCCGAATGGTTTTTGGGGAATCAGCAGCGATATGATAGTTACAAACGAAATGCAACCAAAGTCTATCTGGGCGAATACGCGTCGTGGGGCAATAAAATGTGGAATGCCATTGCCGAAGCGGCTTATATGACAGCTTTGGAGAGAAACGGCGATGTGGTGGCTATGGCTTCGTATGCGCCTTTACTGGCCAAACAAAACTTTACGCAGTGGACCACCGATATGATCTTTTTCAACAATACAAAAATTTGTCTTACACCCAATTACCACGTTCAGAAAATGTTTATGAGCAACCAGGGCGACTTCTATTTTGATAAAGTGGTTGAAGTTGCGCAGAGTGATACAACTCTTGCTGCTTCGTGTGTGTACGATAGTAATTCAGGCGACATTATTCTGAAAATGGTAAATGCCGGAAACTCGGCCAAAACAATGAAAGTCAACCTTGCCAGGTTTAAGAATATGAATCCCGAAGCCAAATTAACATTGTTGAAAGCAGACCGTGAAGCCGAAAATACCCTGGAAAATCCTGAAAGTGTAGTTCCCGAATTATCGGGCTTTACGGTTCAGAAAAAGTTTGACTACAAAGCTCCGGCCATGTCATTTTCGCTCATTCGAATAAAAACAAATTAA
- a CDS encoding glycoside hydrolase 43 family protein: MKTRSFLLIILMLFIISNSRAQALKAKNPIIHADVPDVSIIRVGDNYYMSSTTMHMAPGVPIMKSKDLVNWEMVSYAYDTLADIDPLNLDNEKRAYGKGSWASCIRYHNNRYYVSTFSSTTGKTYVFSTKDIEKGDWKRHEFSPSLHDNTLFFDDDGKIYMIWGAGKLMVAELEPDFSGVKEGTEKVLIENASAPAGDNIMLPAEGSQLFKVNGKYYLFNITWPRGSMRSVVIHRADNINGPWEGRLALQDKGVAQGGLIDTPDGKWFSFLFRDYGSVGRIPYWVPVKWEDGWPVLGVDGKVPDELDLPASKGLIPGIVNSDEFNRKKNDPDLPLVWQWNHNPANELWSVRDRKGYLRLTTGRVDDSFVYARNTLTQRTFGPVSSANTLMDASNMKDGDYAGFCALQRKYGQVGVKMTGGEKFIYMISNETDTPVELESLPLKQDEVYFKIDCDYRDRKDIARFYYSLDGKTWTAIGGPLKMEYTLMEHFMGYRFGLFNYATKNTGGYVDFDYFRISDQISADN; the protein is encoded by the coding sequence ATGAAAACACGTTCTTTCTTACTGATAATCCTGATGCTGTTTATAATTTCAAACAGCCGTGCACAAGCCTTAAAAGCTAAAAATCCCATCATCCACGCCGATGTACCCGATGTTTCGATCATTCGCGTTGGCGATAATTACTACATGAGCAGTACCACCATGCACATGGCACCGGGAGTACCGATTATGAAATCGAAGGATCTGGTAAACTGGGAAATGGTGAGTTATGCTTACGATACGCTGGCAGACATCGATCCGCTTAATCTGGATAATGAAAAACGTGCTTACGGCAAAGGATCGTGGGCAAGCTGTATCCGTTACCACAACAATAGGTATTATGTGTCAACCTTTTCGAGCACAACCGGCAAAACCTATGTTTTTTCAACAAAAGATATTGAAAAAGGCGACTGGAAACGACACGAATTTTCTCCGAGTTTACACGATAATACCTTGTTTTTCGACGACGATGGAAAAATTTATATGATTTGGGGAGCCGGAAAATTAATGGTTGCCGAACTGGAACCGGATTTTTCAGGTGTTAAAGAAGGAACTGAAAAAGTACTGATCGAAAATGCGAGTGCTCCGGCAGGCGACAATATTATGCTGCCCGCAGAAGGTTCGCAGCTTTTTAAGGTAAATGGAAAATATTACCTGTTTAACATTACCTGGCCGCGCGGTAGCATGCGTTCGGTTGTTATTCACCGGGCCGATAATATTAATGGCCCGTGGGAAGGTCGCCTGGCATTGCAGGATAAAGGTGTTGCGCAGGGCGGATTGATTGACACTCCGGATGGAAAATGGTTTTCGTTTCTTTTCCGCGATTATGGTTCCGTAGGCCGTATTCCGTATTGGGTTCCTGTAAAATGGGAAGACGGATGGCCTGTTTTGGGTGTTGACGGTAAAGTTCCCGATGAGCTGGATTTACCGGCAAGCAAAGGTTTGATTCCCGGAATTGTAAACTCCGATGAATTCAATCGTAAAAAGAACGATCCTGATCTTCCGCTGGTTTGGCAGTGGAATCACAATCCTGCGAATGAGCTTTGGTCGGTTCGCGACCGCAAAGGTTACCTGCGGTTAACCACCGGCCGTGTTGACGATAGTTTTGTTTATGCCCGGAACACCCTTACTCAGCGAACTTTTGGCCCGGTAAGTTCGGCCAATACATTAATGGATGCTTCGAACATGAAGGACGGTGATTATGCCGGATTTTGTGCCTTGCAAAGAAAGTACGGACAAGTAGGCGTAAAAATGACCGGTGGCGAGAAATTCATTTACATGATCAGCAACGAAACCGATACCCCGGTTGAATTGGAAAGTCTACCGTTAAAACAAGATGAAGTGTATTTTAAAATCGATTGCGACTACCGCGACAGAAAAGATATTGCACGGTTTTATTACAGTCTCGACGGAAAAACATGGACAGCAATTGGCGGCCCGCTTAAAATGGAATACACCCTGATGGAACATTTTATGGGCTATCGTTTTGGGCTGTTTAACTATGCTACGAAGAATACAGGAGGATATGTAGATTTTGACTATTTCAGAATTAGTGATCAGATTTCAGCAGACAACTGA
- a CDS encoding sialate O-acetylesterase — protein sequence MKLKTYMLILAALLVVQLKGFSQDPNFHIYLCFGQSNMEGNARLEHQDSLNIDDRFQMMSAVDCPDSGREKGHWYTAVPPLCRCRTGLTPVDYFGRTLVENLPKHIRVGVINVAVGGCKIELFDKDSCESYVETAPFWMKGMLKPYDNNPYARLVEMAKLAQKDGVIKGILLHQGESNTGDSLWTEKVKVVYENLVSDLGLQADNVPLLAGEVVGDDQNGQCASMNKIIATLPDVIPNAYVIPSVGCPQRGDGLHFTAEGYRMLGKRYGLRMLSLLDYKSAAPKVIRGEGAPRAIAGQRNFGGMMLPGGQRPPRPPRPEPEIKTVSLDEISMSDPYIFPDKTTQTYYLTGTGGRLYKSKDLKMWTGPYSIIDLTGTWMDGNFVAAAEIHQFGDKYYLAGTWNDHGNPIEHVARRYTVPTNQSQLLVADSPEGPYKPLVQEYDFCLGPRDWDIIDGTLYEENDTVYMVFVHEWTQLIDGTMDYMPLSKDLTHRTAEPTTMFRASEAPWSKEMNSIGEATFGMKMPGWVTDGPQLFKTQTGKLGMLWSSWGDSRYAQGIAYSESGSIKGPWVQEEESFKGDNSGHGMIFTTFEGERLFIIHHAEEKGPRKPQVYKIDDSGDKLILGKRYKL from the coding sequence ATGAAACTTAAAACTTACATGCTTATACTGGCTGCTCTATTGGTGGTTCAGTTAAAAGGATTTTCGCAGGATCCTAATTTTCATATTTATCTCTGCTTCGGGCAGTCGAATATGGAAGGAAATGCACGCCTGGAACACCAGGATTCACTAAATATTGATGATCGCTTTCAAATGATGTCAGCGGTTGATTGTCCTGATTCAGGGCGTGAAAAGGGGCACTGGTACACAGCAGTTCCGCCTTTATGTCGCTGCCGTACGGGATTAACCCCGGTCGATTATTTTGGCAGAACGCTGGTTGAAAATCTGCCAAAACATATCAGGGTTGGCGTAATTAATGTTGCCGTTGGTGGTTGTAAAATTGAATTGTTCGATAAGGATAGTTGTGAATCGTATGTGGAAACAGCTCCATTTTGGATGAAGGGTATGTTAAAACCATACGACAACAACCCTTATGCCCGCCTGGTTGAAATGGCCAAACTGGCTCAAAAAGATGGTGTGATTAAAGGTATTTTGTTGCATCAGGGCGAGTCGAATACCGGCGATTCATTATGGACTGAAAAAGTTAAAGTTGTATACGAAAACCTGGTTTCCGATTTGGGGCTTCAGGCCGATAATGTGCCTTTGCTGGCCGGTGAAGTGGTTGGCGATGATCAGAATGGACAATGTGCAAGTATGAATAAAATTATTGCTACGCTGCCCGACGTAATTCCAAATGCGTATGTAATCCCTTCGGTTGGATGCCCGCAACGTGGTGATGGTCTGCACTTTACCGCTGAAGGTTACCGCATGTTAGGAAAACGCTATGGTTTACGAATGCTCTCATTGCTTGATTATAAAAGCGCTGCGCCAAAAGTTATCAGAGGCGAGGGTGCTCCACGGGCAATTGCGGGACAACGGAACTTCGGAGGAATGATGCTTCCCGGTGGTCAACGCCCACCAAGACCTCCTCGTCCGGAACCTGAAATAAAAACTGTTTCGCTGGATGAAATTTCCATGAGCGACCCTTATATTTTTCCTGATAAAACAACACAAACGTATTACTTAACCGGAACAGGTGGCCGTCTTTATAAAAGTAAAGACCTGAAAATGTGGACCGGCCCGTATTCAATAATCGACCTTACAGGAACCTGGATGGATGGCAACTTTGTTGCTGCAGCAGAGATTCACCAGTTTGGCGATAAATATTACCTGGCCGGAACCTGGAACGATCACGGTAACCCGATTGAACATGTTGCTCGCCGTTATACTGTGCCTACCAACCAATCTCAGCTATTGGTAGCCGACTCGCCCGAAGGCCCGTACAAACCGCTGGTTCAGGAATATGATTTTTGTCTTGGCCCGCGCGATTGGGACATTATTGATGGAACGCTTTACGAAGAGAATGATACCGTGTACATGGTATTTGTACACGAGTGGACACAACTGATTGACGGCACGATGGATTACATGCCGCTATCAAAAGACCTGACGCACCGAACTGCTGAACCTACCACAATGTTCAGAGCCAGTGAAGCACCCTGGTCGAAAGAAATGAACAGCATTGGTGAAGCTACTTTTGGTATGAAAATGCCGGGCTGGGTAACCGACGGACCTCAATTATTCAAAACTCAAACCGGAAAATTGGGAATGCTTTGGTCGAGCTGGGGCGATAGCCGCTATGCACAGGGTATTGCTTATTCTGAATCGGGAAGTATAAAAGGACCCTGGGTTCAGGAAGAAGAATCTTTCAAAGGCGATAACTCCGGCCACGGTATGATTTTTACCACTTTTGAAGGAGAGCGGCTTTTTATCATTCATCATGCCGAAGAAAAAGGCCCTCGAAAACCTCAGGTTTATAAAATCGACGACTCAGGAGATAAACTCATTCTGGGAAAAAGATACAAGCTGTAA
- a CDS encoding alpha/beta hydrolase-fold protein yields MRKLYITLAAILLCSVVSAQFAGMQPGQKPEPLPEGFKPSSTNTFLARYPAVNAETREAIFKVVAPSAQKVQVDLAGKKYDMTKDTSGVWTCKSDPQVVGFHYYAILIDGVAVMDRNSEAFFGSNWESSGIEIPEGPEGDYYRFNNSIPHGQVRSIHYWSDINGLERHINVYVPAEYEANPNKKYPVLYLVHGWGEDENGWSVQGHMANIMDGLIAAGKAEPMIVVMPSGDIKTNSDVREASGNVTEIFAKNLVPYIDKTFRTKTDRENRAMAGLSRGGFQTTMTVFSNMDMFGWMGTFSGFFVRGDAVDAFNGVFKDADAFNSKMNLLFISTGTEERNPKDQVLELKEHGIDNIVFHESQGTAHEWLTWRRALNEFAPLLFK; encoded by the coding sequence ATGAGAAAATTATATATAACATTGGCTGCAATCTTGCTTTGTAGCGTGGTTTCAGCCCAGTTTGCTGGCATGCAGCCTGGTCAAAAACCCGAACCTTTACCCGAAGGTTTTAAACCGTCTTCAACAAATACTTTTTTGGCGCGTTATCCGGCGGTAAATGCAGAAACACGCGAAGCTATTTTTAAAGTGGTGGCACCTTCAGCACAAAAAGTGCAGGTAGATCTGGCCGGGAAAAAATACGACATGACCAAAGATACCAGCGGTGTTTGGACCTGCAAGTCTGATCCGCAGGTAGTTGGTTTTCACTACTATGCTATTTTGATTGACGGTGTGGCTGTGATGGACCGAAATAGCGAAGCATTTTTTGGAAGTAATTGGGAATCATCGGGTATCGAAATTCCCGAAGGCCCTGAAGGCGATTACTATCGTTTCAACAATAGTATTCCGCACGGACAGGTTCGTTCCATTCATTACTGGTCGGATATTAACGGTTTGGAGCGCCACATCAACGTGTATGTTCCTGCCGAATACGAAGCCAATCCGAACAAAAAGTACCCGGTTTTGTATCTTGTTCATGGCTGGGGCGAAGATGAAAATGGCTGGTCGGTACAAGGCCACATGGCCAATATTATGGATGGATTGATTGCTGCAGGAAAAGCAGAACCTATGATTGTGGTGATGCCAAGTGGCGATATCAAAACCAATTCCGATGTACGCGAAGCTTCAGGAAACGTAACCGAAATATTTGCCAAAAATCTGGTGCCATATATCGATAAAACCTTCCGCACTAAAACCGACAGGGAAAACCGAGCCATGGCCGGATTATCTCGCGGTGGTTTCCAAACTACAATGACCGTGTTCAGCAACATGGATATGTTTGGATGGATGGGAACATTCAGCGGATTTTTTGTTCGTGGTGATGCCGTTGATGCTTTTAACGGTGTGTTTAAAGATGCAGATGCATTTAATTCAAAAATGAATCTTCTTTTTATTAGTACAGGTACCGAAGAACGGAATCCGAAAGATCAGGTACTCGAACTCAAAGAACACGGTATAGATAATATCGTATTTCACGAATCTCAGGGCACAGCTCACGAGTGGCTGACCTGGCGACGGGCATTGAATGAATTTGCACCGCTACTTTTCAAATAA